In one window of Streptomyces sp. FXJ1.172 DNA:
- a CDS encoding elongation factor G, with protein sequence MHLLNLGILAHVDAGKTSLTERLLHTAGVIDEIGSVDDGNTRTDTLALERRRGITIKSAVVSFPLDGVTVNLIDTPGHPDFIAEVERVLGILDGAVLVVSAVEGVQAQTRVLMRTLRRLGIPTLIFVNKIDRRGANGSAVLEQMTRRLGVPLVPMGGPVSPGTRAARFEPGLGPAAAEVLAGHDDDLLAAYLDGGVPGSRLYAALVAQARRSLVHPVYFGSAVTGAGVPELVTGIERLLPAAGGDPAGPLSATVFKVERGPAGEKVAYARIFSGTLRVRDRIPFGGVRERGDFAGAWEEGDFAGAWEEGGAVGRRAGAGRAAGSRTAGRTGEGRQEGRVTALSVFERAGDIPRHSAGAGRIVKIRGLGGIRIGDALGTPGRAYEHHFAPPTLESVVVPGPGADRRSLHLALTQLAEQDPLIGVRHDELRGETSVSLYGEVQKEVVQATLAEEYGLDVAFRETTTLCVERPAGTGHAVEFNRKDPNPFLATVGLRVEPAPPGAGVTFRLEVELGSMPYAFFKAVEDTVRETLGQGLHGWRIPDCTVTMTHCGYSPRQSHAHQGFDKSMSSTGYDFRALTPLVLAEALRRAGTVVHEPVHSFRLEAPADSLGTLLPVLARLGAVPERTAAAGAAAVLEGTVPAARVHELEQRLPGLTRGEGELETAFDHYAPVTRGAVPERPRTDHNPLNRKEYLLNLTHRTD encoded by the coding sequence GTGCATCTGCTCAACCTCGGAATTCTCGCGCATGTCGACGCCGGTAAGACCAGCCTGACCGAACGGCTGCTGCACACGGCCGGGGTCATCGACGAGATCGGCAGTGTCGACGACGGAAACACCCGGACCGACACCCTCGCGCTGGAGCGCCGGCGCGGCATCACGATCAAGTCCGCCGTCGTCTCGTTCCCGCTCGACGGCGTCACCGTCAACCTCATCGACACCCCCGGCCACCCGGACTTCATCGCCGAGGTCGAGCGCGTGCTCGGCATCCTCGACGGCGCCGTGCTGGTCGTCTCCGCCGTCGAGGGGGTCCAGGCGCAGACCAGGGTGCTGATGCGTACCCTGCGCCGGCTGGGCATCCCCACTCTGATCTTCGTCAACAAGATCGACCGGCGCGGCGCGAACGGCTCCGCCGTGCTCGAGCAGATGACCCGCAGGCTGGGCGTGCCGCTCGTCCCGATGGGCGGCCCCGTCTCGCCCGGCACCCGCGCCGCCCGCTTCGAGCCCGGCCTCGGCCCGGCCGCGGCGGAGGTACTCGCCGGCCACGACGACGACCTGCTCGCCGCTTATCTGGACGGCGGCGTCCCCGGCAGCCGCCTGTACGCGGCGCTCGTCGCCCAGGCCCGGCGGTCCCTGGTCCATCCCGTGTACTTCGGCTCCGCCGTCACGGGGGCGGGCGTCCCGGAGCTGGTCACCGGCATCGAACGCCTGCTGCCCGCCGCCGGCGGCGACCCCGCAGGGCCCCTGTCGGCCACGGTCTTCAAGGTCGAGCGGGGCCCGGCGGGGGAGAAGGTCGCCTACGCGCGCATCTTCTCGGGCACCCTGCGCGTCCGTGACCGGATCCCGTTCGGGGGTGTCCGGGAGCGCGGCGACTTCGCCGGTGCCTGGGAGGAGGGCGACTTCGCGGGTGCCTGGGAGGAGGGCGGGGCCGTCGGCCGCCGTGCGGGTGCCGGCCGGGCCGCCGGCTCCCGCACGGCCGGCCGGACCGGCGAGGGCCGGCAGGAGGGCCGCGTCACCGCGCTCAGCGTCTTCGAGCGGGCCGGCGACATCCCGCGGCACAGCGCCGGTGCCGGCCGGATCGTCAAGATCCGGGGCCTCGGCGGCATCCGGATCGGTGACGCGCTCGGCACACCGGGGCGGGCGTACGAGCACCACTTCGCGCCGCCCACCCTGGAGAGCGTCGTCGTCCCCGGCCCCGGCGCGGACCGGCGCTCGCTGCACCTGGCGCTCACCCAGCTCGCCGAGCAGGACCCGCTGATCGGCGTCCGCCACGACGAACTGCGCGGGGAGACCTCCGTGTCGCTCTACGGCGAGGTGCAGAAAGAGGTCGTGCAGGCCACCCTCGCCGAGGAGTACGGCCTGGACGTCGCCTTCCGCGAGACGACGACCCTGTGCGTCGAACGGCCGGCCGGCACCGGGCACGCCGTGGAGTTCAACAGGAAGGACCCCAACCCGTTCCTGGCCACCGTGGGCCTGCGTGTCGAGCCCGCACCGCCCGGCGCGGGCGTGACGTTCCGGCTGGAGGTGGAGCTGGGTTCGATGCCGTACGCCTTCTTCAAGGCCGTCGAGGACACCGTCCGCGAGACGCTCGGGCAGGGCCTGCACGGCTGGCGGATCCCCGACTGCACGGTGACCATGACCCACTGCGGCTACTCGCCCCGGCAGAGCCACGCCCACCAGGGCTTCGACAAGAGCATGTCGAGCACGGGCTACGACTTCCGGGCTCTGACCCCGCTGGTGCTGGCCGAGGCGCTGCGCCGCGCGGGCACCGTCGTGCACGAGCCGGTGCACAGCTTCCGGCTCGAGGCCCCGGCGGACTCGCTGGGCACGCTGCTGCCGGTGCTCGCCCGGCTCGGCGCCGTACCGGAGCGCACCGCCGCGGCCGGGGCCGCCGCCGTGCTGGAAGGCACGGTGCCCGCCGCCCGGGTGCACGAGCTGGAGCAGCGGCTGCCCGGGCTCACCCGGGGCGAGGGCGAGCTGGAGACGGCGTTCGACCACTACGCGCCGGTCACCCGGGGCGCCGTCCCCGAGCGGCCGCGCACCGACCACAACCCGCTCAACCGCAAGGAGTACCTGCTGAACCTGACCCACCGGACTGACTGA
- a CDS encoding metallophosphoesterase family protein — translation MRLLMVSDTHVPKRAKRLPEQLLAELPRADVVFHAGDWVDTATLDLLESSSRRLIGVYGNNDGPALRARLPEVAYADLGGLRFAVVHETGPAQGREARCAARFPGLDVLVFGHSHIPWDTTAPTGLRLLNPGSPTDRRRRPHCTYLTATLADGALSDVTLHRLPRR, via the coding sequence GTGCGTCTGCTGATGGTGTCCGACACCCACGTGCCGAAGCGCGCCAAGCGGCTCCCGGAGCAGCTGCTGGCCGAACTCCCGCGCGCGGATGTGGTGTTCCATGCCGGGGACTGGGTCGACACCGCCACCCTGGACCTGCTGGAGAGCAGCAGCCGCCGGCTGATCGGGGTCTACGGCAACAACGACGGCCCCGCGCTGCGCGCCCGCCTGCCCGAGGTGGCCTACGCGGACCTGGGCGGCCTGCGCTTCGCCGTCGTGCACGAGACCGGCCCCGCCCAGGGGCGCGAGGCCCGCTGCGCCGCCCGCTTCCCCGGCCTCGACGTGCTGGTCTTCGGGCACAGCCACATCCCCTGGGACACCACCGCCCCGACCGGCCTGCGGCTGCTCAACCCCGGTTCCCCGACCGACCGGCGCCGCCGGCCGCACTGCACCTACCTCACCGCCACACTCGCCGACGGCGCGCTCAGCGACGTGACCCTGCACCGGCTGCCGCGGCGGTAG
- a CDS encoding hydrolase: MSLTTLDPRTALVAIDLQNGIVGMPVQPHAASDVVSRTAELAEAFRSRNLPVVLVRVSFAPDWADAVPGRTERQARGLAFPEGWDVIVDELLGHGSDIHVTKHNWSAFHGTGLDVQLRRRGITQIVLTGIATSIGVESTARDAYAHGYHVTLATDAMADADAGAHANSVERIFPRLGESGTTAEVLELLAKTHA; this comes from the coding sequence ATGTCGCTCACCACGCTCGACCCCCGGACCGCCCTCGTCGCGATCGACCTGCAGAACGGCATCGTGGGCATGCCCGTCCAGCCGCACGCGGCCTCGGACGTCGTCTCCCGCACCGCCGAACTGGCCGAGGCCTTCCGCTCCCGGAACCTGCCCGTCGTCCTCGTCCGCGTCTCCTTCGCGCCCGACTGGGCCGACGCCGTCCCCGGCCGCACCGAACGCCAGGCCCGCGGCCTCGCCTTCCCCGAGGGCTGGGACGTCATCGTCGACGAACTCCTGGGCCACGGCTCCGACATCCACGTCACGAAGCACAACTGGAGCGCCTTCCACGGCACCGGCCTGGACGTCCAGCTGCGCCGCCGCGGCATCACCCAGATCGTGCTGACGGGCATCGCCACCAGCATCGGCGTGGAGTCCACCGCCCGGGACGCGTACGCCCACGGCTACCACGTCACCCTCGCCACCGACGCGATGGCCGACGCCGACGCCGGGGCGCACGCGAACAGCGTCGAGCGGATCTTCCCGCGGCTCGGCGAGAGCGGCACCACCGCCGAGGTCCTGGAACTGCTGGCCAAGACCCACGCCTGA
- the ctaD gene encoding aa3-type cytochrome oxidase subunit I: MTELPQMSDAREAVERYAAPAPRPGRTLLRWAATTDHKVIGRLYMVTAFCFFLFAGLLALGMRAELARPGLQFLNEHGYGEFFTIHGTIMMLLFATPMFAGFANAVMPLQIGAPDLALPRLNALSYWMYLFGALMVVSGFVVPGGAASFGWFAYAPLNSAYFSPGAGGDLWAMGLVVTGVSTTLTAVNFITTILCLRAPGMTMFRMPMFTWNVLFTSILVLPAFPVFAAALLALEAGRKFGAHVFDAANGGALLWQHLFWFFGHPEVYIVALPFFGIISEIIPVFSRKPQFGYLPMIGATIAITMLSAVVWAHHMFATGAVLLPFFSLMSFLIAVPTGIKFFAWIGTMVNGSVSFETPMLWAMGFLVSFLLGGLSGVLIASPPLDFHVTDSYFIVAHLHYVLFGTVVFAMFAGFYFWWPKFTGKMLDERLGKLHFWLLFPAFQLTFLVQHWLGAAGMPRRYADYLPADGFTLLNTLSSAGAFLLGVSTLPFLYNVWRTAAKGEKVTLDDPWGWGRGLEWATSCPPPRHNFVALPRIRSESPAFDLHHPEAGQTGQTGAEGAR, encoded by the coding sequence ATGACCGAACTACCACAGATGTCCGATGCCCGTGAGGCCGTCGAGCGCTATGCGGCCCCCGCCCCGCGGCCCGGCCGGACCCTGCTGCGCTGGGCCGCCACGACCGACCACAAGGTGATCGGCCGGCTGTACATGGTCACGGCGTTCTGCTTCTTCCTGTTCGCCGGGCTGCTGGCACTCGGCATGCGCGCCGAACTCGCCCGGCCGGGGCTGCAGTTCCTGAACGAGCACGGCTACGGCGAGTTCTTCACCATCCACGGCACGATCATGATGCTGCTGTTCGCGACGCCCATGTTCGCCGGGTTCGCCAATGCCGTGATGCCGCTGCAGATCGGCGCGCCGGACCTGGCGCTGCCCCGGCTGAACGCGCTGTCGTACTGGATGTACCTGTTCGGGGCGCTGATGGTGGTGTCCGGCTTCGTGGTGCCGGGCGGGGCCGCCTCGTTCGGCTGGTTCGCGTACGCGCCGCTGAACAGCGCCTACTTCTCGCCGGGCGCGGGCGGTGACCTGTGGGCGATGGGACTGGTGGTCACCGGTGTGTCGACGACGCTGACCGCGGTCAACTTCATCACCACGATCCTGTGCCTGCGCGCCCCGGGCATGACCATGTTCCGGATGCCGATGTTCACCTGGAACGTGCTGTTCACCTCGATCCTGGTCCTGCCCGCCTTCCCGGTGTTCGCGGCGGCGCTGCTGGCGCTGGAGGCGGGCCGCAAGTTCGGGGCGCATGTCTTCGACGCGGCGAACGGGGGCGCGCTCCTGTGGCAGCACCTGTTCTGGTTCTTCGGGCATCCGGAGGTCTACATCGTGGCCCTGCCGTTCTTCGGGATCATCTCGGAGATCATCCCGGTGTTCTCCCGCAAGCCGCAGTTCGGCTATCTGCCGATGATCGGCGCGACCATCGCGATCACGATGCTGTCGGCAGTGGTGTGGGCGCACCACATGTTCGCCACCGGCGCGGTGCTGCTGCCGTTCTTCTCCCTGATGTCGTTCCTGATCGCGGTGCCCACGGGCATCAAGTTCTTCGCGTGGATCGGGACGATGGTGAACGGGTCGGTGTCGTTCGAGACCCCGATGCTGTGGGCCATGGGCTTCCTGGTGTCGTTCCTGCTCGGCGGGCTGAGCGGGGTGCTGATCGCCTCCCCGCCGCTGGACTTCCACGTGACCGACAGCTACTTCATCGTGGCGCACCTTCACTACGTGCTGTTCGGCACCGTCGTGTTCGCGATGTTCGCCGGGTTCTACTTCTGGTGGCCCAAGTTCACCGGCAAGATGCTGGACGAGCGGCTCGGCAAGCTGCACTTCTGGCTGCTGTTCCCGGCGTTCCAGCTGACCTTCCTGGTGCAGCACTGGCTCGGCGCGGCCGGGATGCCGCGCCGGTACGCCGACTACCTCCCGGCGGACGGCTTCACCCTGCTCAACACCCTGTCCTCGGCGGGCGCGTTCCTGCTGGGCGTCTCCACGCTGCCGTTCCTCTACAACGTCTGGCGCACCGCCGCCAAGGGCGAGAAAGTCACCCTGGACGACCCGTGGGGCTGGGGCCGGGGCCTGGAGTGGGCCACCTCCTGTCCGCCGCCGCGGCACAACTTCGTCGCCCTGCCCCG
- a CDS encoding XdhC family protein, which translates to MREILPGLARWYAAGIPFGLATVVAVSRSAPRGPGAAMAVGPDDEVVGSVSGGCVEGAVFELAREVVASGEARLETFGYSDADAFAVGLTCGGEITLLVRPVTAGADRAFGAVAASVAAGEPVTAATVVDGPAPRGASLAVWPDRAHGTLGASGLDAAVTADARGELALGASALRHYGPHGERRADTVTVFLQSFAPPPRMLVFGAIDYAAAVARIGDFLGYRVTVCDARPVFATPKRFPAAVEVIVDWPHRYLAGTGTDERTVICVLTHDPKFDVPLLEEALRRPAAYIGAMGSRKTHEERRARLTEAGLTEAELSRLRSPLGLDLGARTPEEVAVSVAAEIVALRWGGSGAPLTTTAGAIHPPAA; encoded by the coding sequence GTGCGTGAGATCCTGCCGGGCCTGGCGCGGTGGTACGCGGCCGGGATCCCGTTCGGTCTGGCCACGGTCGTCGCGGTCAGCCGCAGCGCGCCGCGCGGGCCCGGTGCCGCGATGGCGGTGGGCCCGGACGACGAGGTCGTGGGGAGCGTGTCCGGGGGCTGTGTGGAGGGGGCGGTGTTCGAGCTGGCGCGGGAGGTCGTGGCGAGCGGCGAGGCGCGGCTGGAGACGTTCGGGTACAGCGACGCGGACGCGTTCGCGGTCGGCCTCACCTGCGGCGGCGAGATCACCCTGCTGGTACGGCCGGTGACCGCCGGTGCGGACCGGGCGTTCGGCGCGGTGGCCGCCTCCGTCGCCGCGGGCGAGCCGGTGACCGCGGCGACGGTGGTGGACGGGCCCGCCCCGCGCGGCGCGAGCCTCGCCGTCTGGCCGGACCGGGCGCACGGCACGCTCGGCGCGAGCGGCCTGGACGCGGCCGTCACCGCCGACGCGCGCGGCGAACTCGCCCTCGGCGCCTCGGCGCTCAGGCACTACGGGCCGCACGGCGAACGCCGTGCGGACACCGTCACGGTGTTCCTCCAGTCGTTCGCGCCACCACCGCGCATGCTGGTCTTCGGCGCGATCGACTACGCGGCCGCGGTGGCCCGCATCGGCGACTTCCTCGGCTACCGGGTCACCGTGTGCGACGCCCGCCCGGTCTTCGCCACGCCCAAGCGCTTCCCGGCGGCCGTCGAGGTGATCGTCGACTGGCCGCACCGCTACCTGGCCGGCACCGGGACCGACGAGCGCACGGTGATCTGCGTCCTGACCCACGACCCGAAGTTCGACGTACCGCTCCTCGAGGAGGCCCTGCGCCGGCCGGCCGCCTACATCGGGGCGATGGGCAGCCGGAAGACCCACGAGGAGCGGCGCGCACGGCTCACCGAGGCCGGGCTCACCGAGGCCGAGCTGTCCCGGCTGCGCTCGCCGCTCGGGCTCGACCTCGGGGCCCGTACCCCCGAGGAGGTCGCCGTCTCCGTCGCCGCCGAGATCGTCGCCCTGCGCTGGGGCGGCAGCGGCGCGCCCCTGACCACCACCGCCGGGGCCATCCACCCGCCCGCCGCCTGA
- a CDS encoding YncE family protein, which produces MPASRTRHLCSVAAALALTVAGPATAASAATAGSDGLREVLFVGNNWDGTADVIRSSGDFAKIGRINVIPDKAERLAEINADPVKWIYYTSIRNEVGEGHDQYADDMYSTPDGKSVVVSRPSFADVVSIDLATDKVNWRFPVAGYRADHMAVSPDGTRVAVSASTANKVQVLDIGTGRELGEFATGDKPHENFFTNGGKYIWNMSIGEVTTSLDAPAWDWTKGDRHITVVDATTFKQVKTIDMRQRLDAIGLKDFSSAVRPAAFTPDWSKLYFQVSFFNGFLEYDVAADKITRVATLPQNPATNPDRTTWLLDSRHHGISMNPEGTKLCVAGTMDNYATVVDRASFDVGPLITASTPYWATVSGDGKDCIISEAGADQVTAIDFATGQKVLSVPVGDHPQRVRLGHVQADWTSPSGS; this is translated from the coding sequence ATGCCTGCCTCCAGAACCAGGCACCTGTGCTCCGTGGCCGCCGCCCTCGCCCTGACCGTCGCCGGACCGGCGACCGCCGCCTCCGCCGCCACGGCCGGCTCCGACGGCCTGCGCGAGGTGCTGTTCGTCGGCAACAACTGGGACGGCACCGCCGATGTCATCCGCTCCTCCGGTGACTTCGCGAAGATCGGCCGGATCAACGTCATTCCCGACAAGGCGGAGCGGCTGGCCGAGATCAACGCCGATCCGGTCAAGTGGATCTACTACACGTCGATCCGCAACGAGGTCGGCGAGGGACACGACCAGTACGCGGACGACATGTACTCCACGCCGGACGGGAAGTCGGTGGTCGTCTCCCGCCCGAGCTTCGCCGACGTGGTCTCCATCGACCTGGCCACCGACAAGGTCAACTGGCGCTTCCCGGTGGCCGGTTACCGCGCCGACCACATGGCGGTCTCCCCCGACGGCACCCGGGTCGCGGTCTCCGCCTCGACCGCGAACAAGGTGCAGGTGCTGGACATCGGTACCGGCAGGGAACTGGGTGAGTTCGCCACCGGCGACAAGCCGCACGAGAACTTCTTCACCAACGGCGGCAAGTACATCTGGAACATGTCCATCGGCGAGGTCACCACGTCCCTCGACGCCCCGGCGTGGGACTGGACCAAGGGCGACCGTCACATCACCGTCGTGGACGCGACCACGTTCAAGCAGGTCAAGACCATCGACATGCGACAGCGGCTGGACGCGATCGGGCTGAAGGACTTCTCCAGCGCGGTCCGGCCCGCCGCCTTCACGCCCGACTGGTCCAAGCTGTACTTCCAGGTGTCGTTCTTCAACGGCTTCCTGGAGTACGACGTGGCCGCCGACAAGATCACCCGGGTGGCGACGCTGCCGCAGAACCCGGCGACGAACCCGGACCGCACCACCTGGCTGCTGGACTCCCGCCACCACGGCATCTCGATGAACCCCGAGGGCACCAAGCTGTGTGTCGCCGGGACCATGGACAACTACGCCACCGTGGTCGACCGGGCCTCCTTCGACGTCGGCCCGCTCATCACCGCGTCGACGCCGTACTGGGCGACGGTGAGCGGCGACGGCAAGGACTGCATCATCTCCGAGGCCGGCGCCGACCAGGTCACGGCCATCGACTTCGCCACCGGACAGAAGGTGCTGTCGGTGCCGGTCGGCGACCATCCGCAGCGCGTCCGGCTGGGGCACGTCCAGGCCGACTGGACCAGCCCGAGCGGGAGTTGA
- a CDS encoding cellulase family glycosylhydrolase, with product MSNIRARLLVVLVVLSGFLTVAGTPPATAATSAPPSDSLWFDGAPLTVRGGRFTDGQGREIVLRGYNVSGETKLEENSGLPFASVADARRSASALRALGGGNAVRFLLSWAHAEPVRGQVDTGYLAAVTEQMRAFLDEGIRVFPDFHQDLYSRHLFTTGSWYTGDGAPKWAVDAGSYPAESCGICLFWGQNITQNAAVQKAQYDFWHDNHGLQDAFLATAQTTMAYLQQHLNGDEFAAVAGFDPYNEPYAGSYDSGQTSRTWERDLLWPFYVRFRARMDAAGWQDKPAFVEPNLFWNSNISTQKQEGGLLDAGTLGPGYVLNTHFYDQKAISGILMWGKAADGQYASDFAAVRDRAASAGTAAVVSEFGHPLSGTVSDKAPTVLKAMYQALDSRLPGAGWWSDPSASGPVLSGTQWQWDIYNGRHHELMNGNPDKVLTSGDAWNDEDLSAVHTDDSGNVTLRQDARLLDRLYPSATAGTTLAFTYEDRSRDGSTTLTWNPVPASLPNVAQLVGSGQYGLLVWRSGNGTAPTELHLPASFPTASTTVVSDLGTVNAPPPYTSAAPVAVAPEPGGTGSRRLLLTDGDFGVLHYALVTNGATAPSADLLSAARSELAAWAAAHF from the coding sequence ATGTCGAACATCCGGGCACGTCTGCTCGTTGTCCTGGTCGTCCTCAGCGGATTCCTGACAGTGGCGGGCACCCCGCCCGCCACCGCCGCCACCTCGGCTCCTCCCTCCGACTCCCTCTGGTTCGACGGCGCCCCGCTCACCGTGCGGGGCGGCCGCTTCACCGACGGCCAGGGGCGCGAGATCGTCCTGCGCGGCTACAACGTCTCCGGTGAGACCAAGCTGGAGGAGAACAGCGGCCTGCCGTTCGCCTCCGTCGCCGACGCCCGCAGGTCCGCGTCCGCGCTGCGCGCCCTCGGCGGCGGCAACGCGGTCCGCTTCCTGCTCTCCTGGGCGCACGCCGAGCCGGTGCGCGGCCAGGTCGACACCGGCTACCTGGCCGCCGTGACCGAGCAGATGCGCGCCTTCCTCGACGAGGGCATCCGCGTCTTCCCCGACTTCCACCAGGACCTGTACTCCCGCCACCTGTTCACCACCGGCAGCTGGTACACCGGCGACGGCGCCCCCAAATGGGCCGTGGACGCCGGGAGTTACCCGGCCGAGTCCTGCGGCATCTGCCTCTTCTGGGGCCAGAACATCACCCAGAACGCGGCCGTGCAGAAGGCGCAGTACGACTTCTGGCACGACAACCACGGACTCCAGGACGCCTTCCTCGCCACCGCCCAGACGACCATGGCCTACCTCCAGCAGCACCTGAACGGTGACGAGTTCGCGGCCGTAGCCGGCTTCGATCCGTACAACGAGCCGTACGCCGGCTCCTACGACTCCGGGCAGACCTCCCGCACCTGGGAACGGGATCTGCTGTGGCCGTTCTACGTGAGGTTCCGGGCCCGGATGGACGCGGCCGGCTGGCAGGACAAGCCCGCCTTCGTGGAGCCCAACCTCTTCTGGAACTCCAACATCTCCACCCAGAAGCAGGAGGGCGGCCTGCTGGACGCGGGCACCCTCGGTCCGGGCTATGTCCTCAACACCCACTTCTACGACCAGAAGGCCATCTCCGGGATCCTGATGTGGGGCAAGGCGGCCGACGGCCAGTACGCCTCCGACTTCGCCGCCGTCCGCGACCGTGCCGCCTCCGCCGGCACCGCGGCCGTGGTCAGCGAGTTCGGGCATCCTCTGTCCGGCACGGTGTCCGACAAGGCGCCCACCGTCCTCAAGGCCATGTACCAGGCCCTCGACTCCCGCCTCCCGGGCGCCGGTTGGTGGTCCGACCCCTCGGCCTCGGGACCGGTCCTGTCCGGCACCCAGTGGCAGTGGGACATCTACAACGGCCGGCACCACGAGCTGATGAACGGCAACCCCGACAAGGTGCTCACCTCGGGCGACGCCTGGAACGACGAGGACCTCTCCGCCGTGCACACGGACGACTCCGGGAACGTGACCCTGCGTCAGGACGCCCGGCTGCTGGACCGCCTCTACCCGAGCGCCACCGCCGGCACGACACTGGCCTTCACCTACGAGGACCGCTCCCGCGACGGCTCCACGACCCTCACCTGGAACCCGGTGCCCGCTTCCCTGCCGAACGTGGCCCAGCTGGTGGGCTCCGGCCAGTACGGGCTGCTGGTGTGGCGTTCCGGAAACGGCACCGCACCCACCGAACTGCACCTGCCGGCGTCCTTCCCCACCGCGTCGACCACCGTCGTCTCCGACCTCGGCACGGTGAACGCCCCGCCCCCCTACACCTCCGCCGCCCCGGTCGCCGTCGCCCCGGAGCCGGGCGGCACCGGCAGCCGCCGGCTGCTGCTCACCGACGGCGACTTCGGCGTCCTGCACTACGCGCTGGTGACCAACGGGGCCACAGCTCCCTCGGCGGACCTGCTGAGCGCGGCCAGGTCCGAGCTGGCCGCGTGGGCGGCGGCACACTTCTGA
- a CDS encoding MarR family winged helix-turn-helix transcriptional regulator: MADISDSAARTARDLRVVFSRLRRRIREVAQNTDLSPSQESALTLVGKHGAATASALAAAEGVRPQSMATTLAALDQHGLIRRAPDPDDGRRQLVTLTDAGRARIEGNRQVREEWLARAFQDRYTEEERQTVLTALELLERLSRP, encoded by the coding sequence ATGGCTGACATCTCCGACTCCGCCGCCCGCACCGCGCGCGATCTGCGCGTGGTGTTCAGCCGGCTGCGGCGCCGTATCCGCGAGGTCGCGCAGAACACCGACCTCAGCCCGTCGCAGGAGTCCGCGCTCACCCTGGTCGGCAAGCACGGCGCCGCCACGGCCAGCGCGCTGGCCGCCGCCGAGGGCGTACGCCCGCAGTCGATGGCGACCACGCTGGCCGCCCTGGACCAGCACGGCCTGATCCGGCGTGCCCCCGACCCGGACGACGGCCGCCGCCAGCTGGTCACCCTGACCGACGCCGGGCGGGCCCGGATCGAAGGCAACCGGCAGGTCCGTGAGGAGTGGCTGGCCCGCGCCTTCCAGGACCGCTACACCGAGGAGGAGCGGCAGACCGTCCTGACGGCCCTGGAGTTGCTGGAACGGCTGTCGCGGCCGTGA